A single Bifidobacterium scardovii JCM 12489 = DSM 13734 DNA region contains:
- the uvrA gene encoding excinuclease ABC subunit UvrA, translated as MTSDTFLAREIRKAPMRHIGDSLVADISHIPNDLKITIQGAREHNLKNVDLAVPRNRMVVFTGLSGSGKSSLAFDTLFAEGQRRYVESLSAYARQFLGQMDKPDVDFIEGLSPAVSIDQKTTNRNPRSTVGTITEIYDYLRLLFARTGVPHCPECGELVSAQTPQQMVDTLLKNPQRTRFQILAPVVRGRKGEFEDLLELLRGDGYARALIDGEMRQLSDDIKLTKQKKHTIEVVIDRLVVKDGIRQRLTDSIETALRLAKGIVVADYVDLDPSDPNRRQPFSEKRACPNGHQLELDEIEPRTFSFNAPYGACPACTGIGYNLEIDPELVIPDPDKTLNEGAIEPWGLTKGAGEYYRHVLEGLGDEMGFDLDTPWKDLPEEVRHAIMYGRDFKVKVSYRNRWGRMREYSTGFEGVVRTLMRRHDETDSDQMKQYYESYMREVPCQACQGRRLRPEVLAVTVGGKSIADVCDMPVERGLAWVNGLDLQGSAARIAGEVLKEIRARLGFLNDVGLNYLTLSRAAKTLSGGEAQRIRLATQIGSGLVGVMYVLDEPSIGLHQRDNQRLIETLHHLRDLGNTLIVVEHDQETIEKADWLVDIGPGAGEHGGEVVYSGPASHLVDAPRSITGDYIAGRREIEVPAMRRKTRRTKQLKVVGARENNLKNLTVSFPLGVMTVVTGVSGSGKSTLVNSILYPVLADKLNGARIVPGKHTRVEGVDQCDKVIHVDQNPIGRTPRSNPATYTGVWDKIRTLFAKTPEAQVRGYGPGRFSFNVKGGRCEACHGDGTLKIEMNFLPDVYVECEECHGKRYNRETLEVKYNGKSVADVLDMPIEEAAAFFKAYPSISRYLDTLVQVGLGYIRLGQSAPTLSGGESQRVKLATELQRRSTGKTVYILDEPTTGLHFEDVRKLLLVLQGLVDKGNTVIVIEHNLDVVKSADWLIDLGPEGGEGGGTVVTEGTPEQVAQCPDSWTGRFLKPMLG; from the coding sequence ATGACCAGCGACACCTTCCTCGCGCGCGAGATCAGAAAGGCGCCGATGCGCCACATCGGCGATTCGCTCGTAGCTGATATCTCGCATATCCCCAACGACCTGAAGATCACGATCCAGGGCGCCCGCGAGCACAACCTCAAGAACGTGGACCTGGCGGTGCCGCGCAACCGCATGGTCGTGTTCACCGGCCTGTCCGGTTCGGGCAAGTCCTCGCTCGCCTTCGACACGCTGTTCGCCGAGGGGCAGCGCCGGTACGTCGAGTCGTTGTCGGCCTACGCCCGCCAGTTCCTCGGGCAGATGGACAAGCCGGACGTCGATTTCATCGAGGGCCTGAGCCCGGCCGTGTCGATCGACCAGAAGACCACGAACCGCAACCCGCGTTCGACGGTCGGCACGATCACCGAGATCTACGACTACCTGCGCCTGCTGTTCGCACGCACCGGCGTGCCGCACTGCCCCGAATGCGGCGAGCTGGTCAGCGCGCAGACCCCGCAGCAGATGGTCGACACGCTGCTGAAGAACCCTCAGCGCACGCGCTTCCAGATCCTGGCCCCCGTGGTGCGCGGCCGCAAGGGCGAATTCGAGGACCTGCTCGAGCTGCTGCGCGGCGACGGCTACGCCCGCGCGCTCATCGACGGCGAGATGCGCCAGCTGAGCGACGACATCAAGCTCACCAAGCAGAAGAAGCACACGATCGAGGTGGTGATCGACCGTCTGGTCGTCAAGGACGGCATCCGCCAGCGGCTCACCGACTCGATCGAAACGGCGCTGCGCCTCGCCAAGGGCATCGTCGTCGCCGACTACGTCGACCTGGACCCGTCCGACCCGAACCGCCGCCAGCCGTTCTCCGAGAAGCGGGCCTGCCCGAACGGCCACCAGCTCGAGCTCGACGAGATCGAGCCGCGCACCTTCTCCTTCAACGCGCCCTACGGCGCCTGCCCGGCGTGCACGGGCATCGGCTACAACCTGGAGATCGACCCGGAACTGGTCATTCCCGATCCGGACAAGACACTCAACGAAGGCGCGATCGAGCCATGGGGCCTCACCAAGGGCGCCGGCGAGTACTACCGGCATGTGCTCGAGGGTCTCGGCGACGAGATGGGATTCGACCTCGACACCCCGTGGAAGGACCTGCCCGAGGAGGTCCGCCACGCGATCATGTACGGCCGCGACTTCAAGGTCAAGGTCTCCTACCGCAACCGGTGGGGGCGTATGCGCGAGTACTCGACCGGCTTCGAGGGCGTGGTGCGCACGCTCATGCGCCGGCATGACGAGACCGATTCGGACCAGATGAAGCAGTACTACGAGTCGTACATGCGCGAGGTGCCGTGCCAGGCGTGCCAGGGCCGCCGTCTGCGCCCCGAGGTGCTGGCCGTGACCGTCGGCGGCAAGTCCATCGCCGACGTGTGCGACATGCCCGTCGAGCGCGGGCTCGCCTGGGTGAACGGGCTGGATCTGCAGGGCTCGGCCGCGCGGATCGCCGGCGAGGTGCTCAAGGAGATCCGCGCACGGCTCGGGTTCCTCAACGACGTCGGGCTCAACTACCTGACGCTGTCGCGCGCCGCGAAGACCCTGTCGGGCGGCGAGGCGCAGCGCATCCGACTCGCCACGCAGATCGGCTCCGGGCTCGTCGGCGTCATGTACGTGCTCGACGAGCCGTCCATCGGTTTGCACCAGCGCGACAACCAGCGGCTCATCGAAACGCTGCATCACCTGCGCGATCTCGGCAACACGCTGATCGTCGTCGAGCACGACCAGGAGACCATCGAAAAGGCCGACTGGCTGGTCGACATCGGCCCGGGCGCCGGCGAGCACGGCGGCGAGGTCGTCTACTCCGGGCCCGCCTCGCACCTGGTGGACGCGCCGCGTTCGATCACCGGCGACTACATCGCCGGCCGCCGCGAGATCGAGGTGCCCGCCATGCGGCGCAAGACGCGCCGGACCAAGCAGCTCAAAGTCGTCGGCGCGCGCGAGAACAACCTCAAGAACCTCACCGTGAGCTTCCCGCTCGGCGTGATGACCGTCGTCACCGGCGTTTCCGGGTCGGGCAAGTCCACGCTGGTCAACTCGATCCTCTACCCGGTGCTCGCCGACAAGCTCAACGGGGCGCGCATCGTGCCCGGCAAGCACACGCGCGTCGAAGGCGTCGATCAGTGCGACAAGGTGATCCACGTCGATCAGAACCCGATCGGGCGCACGCCGCGCTCGAACCCGGCCACCTACACGGGCGTGTGGGACAAGATCCGCACGCTGTTCGCCAAGACGCCGGAGGCGCAGGTGCGCGGCTACGGTCCGGGCCGGTTCTCGTTCAACGTGAAGGGCGGCCGGTGCGAGGCCTGCCACGGCGACGGCACGCTCAAGATCGAGATGAACTTCCTGCCCGACGTGTACGTGGAATGCGAGGAGTGCCACGGCAAGCGGTACAACCGCGAGACGCTCGAGGTGAAGTACAACGGCAAGTCCGTGGCCGACGTGCTCGACATGCCGATCGAGGAGGCCGCCGCCTTCTTCAAGGCGTACCCGTCGATCTCCCGCTACCTCGACACGCTCGTGCAGGTCGGCCTCGGCTACATCCGGCTCGGCCAGAGCGCGCCGACCCTGTCGGGCGGCGAATCGCAGCGCGTCAAGCTCGCCACCGAACTGCAGCGCCGTTCCACCGGCAAGACCGTGTACATCCTCGACGAGCCGACCACCGGCCTGCACTTCGAGGACGTGCGCAAGCTGCTGCTGGTCCTGCAGGGGCTGGTCGACAAGGGCAATACGGTGATCGTCATCGAGCACAACCTCGACGTGGTCAAGTCCGCGGACTGGCTCATCGACCTCGGCCCCGAGGGCGGCGAGGGCGGCGGCACGGTCGTCACCGAAGGCACGCCGGAGCAGGTGGCGCAGTGCCCCGACTCCTGGACCGGCAGGTTCCTCAAACCGATGCTGGGCTGA
- a CDS encoding ATP-binding protein, with the protein MITVVNTTDEMLPDDLNELVQPFRRGENSRISAVPGVGLGLSIAQAATGAMGATLRLSRPDTAHFAAEIRLDMSRRH; encoded by the coding sequence ATGATCACCGTCGTCAACACCACCGACGAGATGCTGCCCGACGATCTGAACGAACTCGTCCAGCCGTTCCGCCGCGGAGAGAACTCGCGTATCAGCGCCGTGCCCGGCGTGGGACTCGGCCTGTCGATCGCACAGGCCGCCACCGGCGCGATGGGCGCGACACTGCGTCTCAGCCGCCCCGATACAGCCCATTTCGCCGCCGAGATCCGGCTGGATATGAGCCGCCGTCACTAG
- a CDS encoding DUF4194 domain-containing protein: MSDDNPYALFEGDRGDMPADARRAAIALKRERYIDGTLYELALDHYDAVTRSLNNDLLEPVINERYRIMYAAPVAGEDVTLRSLKTRASLKREEAALLAFLRIRVLEYENMRVAADEWIVSLEEIRAALATGAGHLSARNDEEGVLRQIGALISAMNTYGYLERLDDDTMLRITPLVPAVLDRELADAWLGVAAADEDDETDGPGSDPSRDGTDDGPDDGDAEPGGTGEPGGGPDGGNGRRSPGMVDEPLFGDDALDDDALGGEAADGEGE, encoded by the coding sequence ATGAGCGACGACAACCCATACGCGCTGTTCGAAGGGGACCGCGGAGACATGCCGGCCGACGCGCGCCGCGCCGCCATCGCGCTCAAGCGCGAACGCTACATCGACGGCACGCTCTACGAGCTCGCGCTCGACCACTACGACGCCGTCACGCGCTCGCTCAACAACGACCTGCTCGAACCGGTCATCAACGAACGGTACCGCATCATGTACGCCGCGCCCGTGGCCGGCGAGGACGTGACCCTGCGCTCGCTGAAAACCCGCGCCAGCCTCAAGCGCGAGGAGGCGGCGCTGCTCGCCTTCCTGCGCATCCGCGTGCTCGAATACGAGAACATGCGCGTGGCCGCCGACGAATGGATCGTCAGCCTCGAGGAGATCCGCGCGGCGCTCGCCACCGGCGCCGGCCACCTGTCCGCGCGCAACGACGAGGAGGGCGTGCTCCGCCAGATCGGCGCGCTCATCTCCGCGATGAACACATACGGCTACCTCGAACGGCTGGACGACGACACCATGCTGAGGATCACGCCGCTCGTGCCCGCGGTGCTCGACCGCGAACTGGCCGACGCATGGCTCGGCGTCGCCGCGGCCGACGAGGACGACGAGACCGATGGGCCCGGATCCGACCCGTCGCGCGACGGCACCGACGACGGGCCCGATGACGGGGACGCCGAGCCCGGCGGGACCGGCGAACCCGGCGGCGGGCCGGACGGCGGCAACGGGCGGCGCTCGCCGGGCATGGTCGACGAGCCGCTGTTCGGCGATGACGCGCTCGATGACGATGCGCTCGGCGGCGAGGCCGCCGACGGGGAAGGGGAATGA
- a CDS encoding DUF3375 domain-containing protein: protein MADVRREMERLRPVYETGVLRLLLRQHSMTYVALLRAAFDPLTGELPRETLEERFAQSLSALADAGEYALREDQTFADAAHRILADLTREGEGDYAWLANAHDAASHRFLYRLTARAHRAIEALGRLEDESRTLSGAQANSIIMEIEHARMQLTADPGERIRLLNREIKDRKHEIKRIQQGQQHATLSEAQVEDVIAVVHNTLRGVPIDLRELVLAERDNGDALRRRMQAGDISVDENLTRYQDEYRRSFSESDSGRRFEDAFQVIITDEGRQQIDEALRDIAKTPYLAGESGALLGQIRDELARIYDGIEAVRHQMRVSNEAISRLVGQQTDTRYRTMLTRLNRLYAAVSADARAHPGDGARPYATGTADGPIAPLPMRPAKSMTRAATPGLHDTPAPGAAVDLRVLIGNGGPRLRRMATQIRRDPVMRGGLVDIAASFNRLPETERHESELVGFLGGLRGADGADAAVWHCVSLGGEPRDWTTRAVLADPDELDDIVEEG, encoded by the coding sequence GTGGCCGATGTGAGACGGGAAATGGAACGGCTGCGCCCGGTCTACGAAACCGGCGTGCTCCGTCTGCTGCTGCGCCAGCATTCCATGACCTATGTGGCGCTGCTGCGCGCCGCGTTCGACCCGCTCACCGGCGAGTTGCCGCGCGAGACGCTCGAGGAGCGCTTCGCGCAGAGCCTGTCCGCGCTGGCCGACGCCGGCGAATACGCGCTGCGCGAGGACCAGACCTTCGCCGATGCGGCGCACCGCATCCTCGCCGACCTGACGCGCGAGGGCGAAGGCGACTATGCATGGCTCGCCAACGCCCACGACGCCGCCTCGCACAGATTCCTCTACCGGCTCACCGCCCGCGCCCACCGGGCCATCGAGGCGCTGGGCCGGCTCGAGGACGAGTCGCGCACCCTCTCCGGCGCGCAGGCCAACAGCATCATCATGGAGATCGAGCACGCGCGCATGCAGCTGACCGCCGACCCCGGGGAGCGGATCAGGCTGCTCAACCGCGAGATAAAGGACCGCAAGCACGAGATCAAGCGCATCCAGCAGGGCCAGCAGCACGCCACGCTCTCCGAAGCCCAGGTCGAGGACGTCATCGCCGTCGTGCACAACACGCTGCGCGGCGTGCCGATCGACCTGCGCGAACTCGTGCTCGCCGAACGCGACAACGGCGACGCCCTGCGCCGGCGCATGCAGGCCGGCGACATCAGCGTCGACGAGAACCTGACCCGCTACCAGGACGAATACCGCCGCTCCTTCAGCGAATCGGATTCCGGCCGCCGCTTCGAGGACGCCTTCCAGGTGATCATCACCGACGAGGGCCGCCAGCAGATCGACGAGGCGCTGCGCGACATCGCGAAAACCCCGTACCTGGCCGGCGAATCCGGCGCGCTGCTCGGCCAGATCCGCGACGAGCTCGCGCGCATCTACGACGGCATCGAAGCGGTGCGCCACCAGATGCGCGTCTCAAACGAGGCGATCAGCCGGCTGGTCGGCCAGCAGACCGACACCCGCTACCGCACCATGCTCACCAGGCTCAACCGGCTGTACGCCGCCGTCAGCGCGGACGCCAGAGCGCATCCCGGCGACGGCGCACGCCCCTACGCGACCGGCACTGCCGACGGGCCGATCGCGCCCCTGCCGATGCGCCCGGCGAAATCCATGACGCGGGCCGCGACGCCCGGCCTGCACGACACGCCGGCGCCCGGCGCCGCGGTCGACCTGCGCGTCCTGATCGGCAACGGCGGCCCAAGACTGCGCCGCATGGCCACGCAGATCCGGCGCGACCCGGTGATGCGCGGCGGGCTCGTCGACATCGCCGCCAGCTTCAACCGCCTGCCGGAAACGGAACGCCACGAAAGCGAACTCGTCGGATTCCTCGGCGGGCTGCGCGGCGCCGACGGCGCCGACGCCGCGGTCTGGCACTGCGTATCCCTCGGCGGCGAACCGCGCGACTGGACCACCAGGGCGGTGCTGGCCGACCCGGACGAACTGGACGACATCGTGGAGGAAGGATGA
- a CDS encoding DUF3322 and DUF2220 domain-containing protein, with protein sequence MSEPKDVAAITDRVEAHMRANLYRIEQAWPYTVPVGLPGRAELEKHAIAVHNNNNDIKKWAGQRGCETTVTQRKIGTAVGLISAVTVPDEATALRVAGRGLATQYREARRRLIRLRAEFDAEPDTIEAVAAMTGHEQALDFDLLITAAHYFADYDAAGMRPRQVPLTGFSGKWLNESNTRRRKAICRLLGRETLELSSRPRELRFRYLDPRRADAELERIAWCPWNGTALAGIRYAVIIENKDTYQDMPPIPDGICIWGSGDAIGAVAPEIPALRDMRVVYWGDMDADGLEILSMLRERGLDCDSMFMDCAAYERYRRYGTDLSERGRRLALRDPKPAPGLRPAERELYVRLCEDAAMPFRRVEQERITLADAAEALRGLGVPAGRA encoded by the coding sequence ATGAGCGAGCCGAAGGACGTCGCCGCGATCACCGACCGGGTGGAGGCCCACATGCGCGCCAACCTGTACCGCATCGAACAGGCCTGGCCGTACACCGTGCCGGTCGGACTGCCCGGCAGAGCCGAATTGGAGAAGCACGCCATCGCGGTGCACAACAACAATAACGACATCAAGAAGTGGGCCGGGCAGCGCGGATGCGAGACCACCGTCACGCAACGGAAAATCGGCACCGCCGTCGGACTCATCTCCGCGGTCACCGTCCCCGACGAGGCGACGGCCCTGCGCGTCGCCGGCCGCGGCCTGGCCACGCAATACCGCGAAGCCAGACGCCGCCTGATCCGTTTGCGCGCCGAATTCGACGCCGAACCGGACACGATCGAAGCCGTGGCCGCCATGACCGGCCACGAGCAGGCGCTGGACTTCGACCTGCTGATCACCGCGGCGCACTACTTCGCGGACTACGACGCCGCCGGCATGAGACCGCGGCAGGTGCCGCTGACGGGATTCAGCGGCAAATGGCTCAACGAATCGAACACCAGACGCCGCAAAGCCATCTGCCGCCTGCTGGGCAGGGAGACGCTGGAGCTGTCGAGCCGCCCGCGCGAACTGCGATTCCGGTACCTCGACCCGCGGCGCGCCGACGCCGAACTCGAACGCATCGCCTGGTGCCCGTGGAACGGCACGGCGCTCGCGGGAATTCGGTACGCGGTCATCATCGAGAACAAGGACACCTACCAGGACATGCCGCCGATCCCCGACGGCATCTGCATCTGGGGCTCCGGCGACGCCATCGGCGCCGTGGCCCCGGAGATTCCCGCGCTGCGGGACATGCGCGTCGTGTATTGGGGCGATATGGACGCAGACGGATTGGAGATCCTCTCGATGCTGCGGGAGCGGGGGCTCGACTGCGACTCCATGTTCATGGATTGCGCCGCATACGAGCGGTACCGCCGGTACGGCACCGACCTGAGCGAGCGCGGCAGACGGCTCGCGCTGCGGGACCCGAAGCCGGCGCCGGGTCTGCGGCCGGCGGAGCGGGAGCTGTACGTCCGGCTCTGCGAGGACGCCGCCATGCCGTTCCGGCGCGTCGAACAGGAGCGCATCACCCTGGCCGACGCGGCCGAAGCGCTGCGGGGACTGGGCGTTCCGGCCGGGCGGGCGTGA
- a CDS encoding ATP-binding protein — MAAKDMQMIADRWMMESRRLVNWGSYEGYHEFRPSTDGRLPVTLLAGASESGKSTLVDAQISLLYPTGTPFNKASNSGRSERSDYTYLRGMVGVGNTDEGDRPIYLRGLDDNGAPQAVWGAIVDTYRNTTTGQVLSCGKFLYLMPGDKGSEVRRQYVAWDRPIDPRAMDRFRESAFTPSQLKTAYPECLTFPSAEAFHTHIWSVMGLSADACRLLHKIQSADAPSRLDDIFKQGVLGVPEALDLARSTVEDYERYDENFRTMEQKARRMDALQGIQRAHGGYAAAVGAARAFDPVDPAGETGRDTLRAWAIARMAGEVAAQLPLDEQERDARMAASRAAGARSEELRGRIDAIRAQMQGLDGGNLARLEFELDQSRRTLAAVRDNRAHTAELFDAVGETMPASEQAWDQRRVEAVNFKRVYDQRAAELETERSAADRAHYAALDTLQRLRHDYERQKTQRTRISRQMDETRAMLCRATGLDAGELPYVAELMDVREDEEAWRLAMNVAYGPIAQTILVDKRHEQGFAAKVSTIDPHQMARRTWQFVDTTRDYGAAAASEDAPDARPADRAAAPEDAWLSSKLRYRDESPFAGWLREQTRSERLDARCVAAIDDADRDTRQVQADGQIKSGKRGQHGVKDRQQVIGYVNESYLHDLERQIDQASDTANGTERTLTAAKRQVDALRRGLTLADQLAYTAWDRIDADGAAAAVTELETTIASIKNDPELAKLAALKDSLSEELDRSERDRIQDEQAADAAADAADAARAWLNSHQTGAAGTSAGADGTEAGPAPSDAAAAPLDDEVASALAESYDGKLPGDDPALRAHMIIGAGQAASSGNQFAERVIAGIGKDMASRVDALSERVAVARAGVETRMDSYLHDYAADDDAVTASVEDYRYYLEELESLSRLTAVAATDGEYRRCLDQLLMSLLTIKRAIDTDASDIRSQLDRINAMLEGQQFGPKHGSLSLHADVRRPERAFSAQLSRAIGTLNDWKSEPAAQGAADSRRAFAACAPMIDLLRDQLAQVKDANGVKSYGARDLDPRCRSSFYAIVHHEDGPDERITSTGGRSGGALQELTSFVYGAALIYLLGGGMTSEPSYTTLFLDEALIKADGRYTQRALTVLPRLGFQVIVSAPESKTGEILEVSTKAYVTYKDPDTGLTSLREAVLRPEEGAQAPAGAADAAEDRDRP; from the coding sequence ATGGCGGCCAAGGACATGCAGATGATCGCGGACCGGTGGATGATGGAATCCCGCCGGCTCGTCAACTGGGGATCCTATGAGGGATACCACGAATTCCGCCCCTCCACGGACGGCCGTCTGCCGGTGACGCTGCTCGCCGGCGCCAGCGAATCGGGCAAGTCCACGCTGGTCGACGCGCAGATCTCCCTGCTCTACCCGACCGGCACCCCGTTCAACAAGGCGTCGAACTCCGGCCGGTCCGAACGCAGCGACTACACGTACCTGCGCGGCATGGTCGGCGTCGGCAACACCGACGAGGGCGACCGGCCGATCTACCTGCGCGGGCTGGACGACAACGGCGCGCCGCAGGCCGTCTGGGGAGCGATCGTCGACACCTACCGCAACACGACGACCGGCCAAGTCCTGTCCTGCGGCAAGTTCCTGTACCTGATGCCCGGCGACAAGGGCAGCGAGGTGCGCCGCCAATACGTCGCATGGGACCGGCCCATCGACCCGCGGGCCATGGACCGGTTCCGCGAATCGGCGTTCACGCCCTCGCAGCTGAAAACGGCCTACCCCGAATGCCTCACCTTCCCCAGCGCCGAGGCGTTCCACACCCACATCTGGAGCGTGATGGGGCTGAGCGCCGACGCCTGCCGGCTGCTGCACAAGATCCAGTCGGCGGACGCGCCCTCGCGGCTCGACGACATCTTCAAGCAGGGCGTGCTCGGCGTGCCCGAGGCCCTCGACCTGGCGCGCTCCACCGTGGAGGACTACGAGCGCTACGACGAGAACTTCCGCACCATGGAGCAGAAGGCCCGGCGCATGGACGCCCTGCAGGGCATCCAACGCGCCCATGGCGGCTATGCGGCGGCCGTGGGCGCGGCGCGGGCCTTCGACCCGGTCGACCCGGCCGGCGAGACGGGTCGCGATACGCTGCGCGCATGGGCCATCGCCCGCATGGCCGGCGAAGTGGCCGCCCAGCTGCCCCTCGACGAGCAGGAGCGGGACGCCCGCATGGCCGCGTCCCGGGCCGCCGGCGCGCGCAGCGAGGAACTGCGCGGACGCATCGACGCGATCCGCGCCCAGATGCAGGGGCTGGACGGCGGCAACCTCGCACGCCTCGAATTCGAACTCGACCAGAGCCGGCGCACGCTCGCCGCCGTGCGCGACAACCGCGCGCACACCGCCGAACTGTTCGACGCGGTCGGCGAGACGATGCCGGCGAGCGAACAGGCGTGGGACCAGCGGCGCGTCGAGGCCGTGAACTTCAAACGCGTATACGACCAGCGCGCCGCCGAACTCGAAACCGAACGCAGCGCCGCCGACCGCGCGCACTACGCCGCGCTCGACACGCTGCAGCGGCTGCGGCACGACTACGAGCGGCAGAAGACGCAGCGCACCCGCATCTCGCGGCAGATGGACGAGACCCGCGCCATGCTGTGCCGGGCGACCGGACTGGACGCCGGCGAACTGCCCTACGTCGCCGAACTCATGGACGTGCGCGAGGACGAGGAAGCCTGGCGCCTCGCCATGAACGTGGCCTACGGGCCGATCGCGCAGACGATCCTCGTGGACAAGCGCCACGAACAGGGCTTCGCCGCCAAGGTGAGCACCATCGACCCGCACCAGATGGCGCGCCGCACCTGGCAGTTCGTCGACACGACGCGCGATTACGGGGCCGCCGCCGCGTCGGAGGACGCCCCGGACGCGCGGCCCGCCGACCGGGCGGCCGCGCCGGAGGACGCATGGCTGTCTTCGAAGCTGCGCTACCGCGACGAATCGCCGTTCGCCGGATGGCTGCGCGAACAGACCCGGTCCGAACGCCTCGACGCCCGATGCGTCGCCGCCATCGACGACGCCGACCGCGACACGCGGCAGGTGCAGGCCGACGGCCAGATCAAATCCGGCAAACGCGGCCAGCACGGCGTCAAGGACCGCCAGCAGGTCATCGGCTACGTCAACGAAAGCTACCTGCACGATCTCGAACGGCAGATCGACCAGGCCTCGGACACGGCGAACGGCACGGAACGGACCCTGACGGCCGCGAAACGCCAGGTCGACGCGCTGCGCCGCGGCCTGACGCTGGCCGACCAGCTCGCCTACACGGCATGGGACCGCATCGACGCCGACGGCGCCGCCGCGGCGGTCACGGAACTGGAAACGACCATCGCCTCGATCAAGAACGACCCCGAACTCGCCAAACTCGCGGCGCTCAAGGACTCGCTGTCCGAGGAACTCGACCGTTCCGAACGCGACCGCATCCAGGACGAACAGGCGGCCGACGCTGCGGCCGACGCCGCCGACGCCGCACGCGCATGGCTCAACTCCCATCAGACGGGTGCCGCCGGGACATCGGCCGGCGCCGACGGTACGGAAGCCGGGCCGGCTCCCTCCGACGCGGCCGCCGCGCCGCTGGACGACGAGGTCGCCTCCGCGCTCGCCGAATCCTACGACGGCAAACTCCCCGGCGACGATCCCGCGCTGCGCGCCCACATGATCATCGGCGCGGGGCAGGCGGCCTCCTCCGGAAACCAGTTCGCCGAACGCGTCATCGCCGGCATCGGCAAGGACATGGCCTCGCGCGTCGACGCGCTGTCCGAACGCGTCGCCGTGGCGCGCGCCGGCGTCGAAACGCGCATGGACTCGTACCTGCACGACTACGCGGCCGACGACGACGCCGTCACCGCCAGCGTGGAGGACTACCGCTACTACCTCGAGGAACTGGAAAGCCTGTCGCGCCTGACGGCCGTCGCCGCCACGGACGGTGAATACCGCCGCTGCCTCGACCAGCTGCTCATGAGCCTGCTGACGATCAAACGCGCGATCGACACGGACGCGAGCGACATCCGCAGCCAGCTGGACCGCATCAACGCGATGCTCGAAGGCCAGCAGTTCGGCCCCAAGCACGGCAGCCTGTCCCTGCACGCGGACGTGCGCCGCCCGGAACGCGCCTTCTCGGCCCAGCTGAGCCGCGCCATCGGCACGCTCAACGACTGGAAGTCGGAGCCGGCGGCCCAAGGCGCCGCCGATTCGCGCCGGGCATTCGCCGCATGCGCACCGATGATCGACCTGCTGCGCGACCAGCTCGCGCAGGTCAAGGACGCCAACGGCGTGAAAAGCTACGGCGCGCGCGACCTCGACCCGCGCTGCCGCTCCTCGTTCTACGCGATCGTCCACCACGAGGACGGCCCGGACGAGCGCATCACCTCCACCGGCGGCCGATCCGGCGGCGCCCTGCAGGAACTCACCTCCTTCGTGTACGGCGCGGCGCTCATCTACCTGCTCGGCGGCGGCATGACCAGCGAACCCTCGTACACCACCCTGTTCCTCGACGAGGCGCTCATCAAAGCCGACGGCCGCTACACGCAGCGCGCCCTCACCGTGCTGCCGCGCCTCGGCTTCCAGGTCATCGTCTCCGCGCCCGAAAGCAAGACCGGCGAAATCCTCGAAGTGTCCACCAAGGCCTACGTCACCTACAAGGACCCCGACACCGGGCTGACCTCCCTGCGCGAAGCCGTGCTCCGGCCGGAGGAGGGCGCGCAGGCCCCGGCCGGCGCAGCCGACGCCGCCGAGGACCGGGACCGGCCATGA